In one Triplophysa dalaica isolate WHDGS20190420 chromosome 9, ASM1584641v1, whole genome shotgun sequence genomic region, the following are encoded:
- the p2ry12 gene encoding P2Y purinoceptor 12 isoform X3, with protein sequence MGCICSVSVAERRIVLLGKSGDGKSSAGNTVLRENLFTTKASASNARVDYQRGERKVYGKKITVIDTPGVFDADRDEKTTNSEIVKSLIECAPAVDAVIIVLKVGRYTKHENEVVENILNTLKDKRVLKHTVILFTHGEQLEGKTIKEFMKGCSELQALVDKCGGRCHVIDNKYWNKRKRGKKSNRVQVKKLLETIDELVKENGRYTSEMLQKLEEQIQEEVKNMTEDNVHPEVQQEKAKTIIHNKIMNGLLGGVVGAVGSISFLIPSLVSVLNLYPTLTASLAVAGLPTALAAGVFGVLGVVGGVFGAITGWNATEESESGSDAKGKASTNA encoded by the exons ATGGGATGTATCT GCAGTGTCTCAGTGGCAGAAAGAAGGATTGTCCTTCTTGGCAAATCAGGAGATGGCAAAAGCAGCGCTGGGAATACAGTTCTTAGAGAAAACTTATTTACAACTAAAGCTTCAGCATCGAATGCTAGAGTTGACTATCAAAGAGGAGAGAGGAAGGTTTATGGAAAAAAGATCACAGTTATCGACACACCTGGTGTGTTTGATGCAGATCGTGATGAGAAGACGACAAACTCCGAGATTGTGAAGTCTCTGATTGAATGTGCTCCGGCGGTTGATGCCGTTATCATCGTTCTAAAGGTCGGAAGATATACGAAACATGAAAACGAGGTGGTGGAAAACATCCTGAACACACTGAAAGATAAACGAGTCTTGAAACACACAGTGATCTTATTTACCCATGGAGAACAACTGGAGGGCAAAACCATTAAAGAATTTATGAAGGGCTGTTCAGAGCTACAGGCGCTTGTTGATAAATGTGGAGGTCGCTGTCACGTCATCGACAACAAATACTGGAATAAACGTAAGCGGGGGAAAAAGAGCAACAGAGTTCAGGTGAAAAAACTGCTGGAAACCATCGATGAGTTGGTGAAAGAAAACGGCCGCTACACCAGTGAGATGCTTCAAAAACTGGAGGAACAGATTCAAGAGGAAGTAAAGAACATGACAGAAGATAATGTGCATCCAGAAGTGCAACAAGAAAAAGCGAAGACAATAATTCACAACAAAATTATGAATGGGCTTTTAGGAGGAGTAGTAGGTGCCGTGGGCAGCATTAGTTTTTTAATACCTTCTCTTGTGTCTGTTTTAAATCTATATCCAACTCTAACTGCATCGTTAGCAGTAGCGGGCCTACCCACTGCTCTCGCTGCTGGTGTTTTTGGAGTCTTAGGTGTTGTTGGTGGTGTTTTTGGAGCAATCACTGGATGGAATGCAACAGAAGAATCTGAATCTGGGTCTGATGCAAAAGGAAAGGCTTCAACGAATGCATGA